The Lynx canadensis isolate LIC74 chromosome D1, mLynCan4.pri.v2, whole genome shotgun sequence genome has a segment encoding these proteins:
- the CCDC88B gene encoding coiled-coil domain-containing protein 88B isoform X4 has product MDGGKGPRLRDFLSGSLATWALGLAGLVGEAEEPEEEEEEEGEGPLGPEKRFLHLIDGALLLRVLGIVVPSSRGGPQTVRGPDGPAAWRVRNLNHLWGRLRDFYQEELQLLVLSPPPDLQTLAFDPFSEEAVEELEGILRLLLGASVQCEHRELFIRHIQGLSLEVQSDLAAAIQEVTQPGAGVVLALAGREPGELEPPELEMLFRSLMGTLLRLARERDVGAQRLAELLLERQPAPLLPEAPARTPPEGPSHHLALQLANTKAQLRRLRQELEEKAELLLDSQAEVQGLEAEIRRLRQEAQALSGQAKRAELYREEVEALRERAGRLPRLQEELRRCRERLQAAEACKSQLEEERVLSGALEASKALLEEQLEAAQERCARLHETQRENLLLRTRLGEARAELDSVRHQVDQLAEENVELELELQRSLEPPLGSPGEAPPPGAAPSLHDEVREAEARRLRTLERENQELRGLLQVLQGQPGGQHPLLEEQSEDSLVPELDVAPQTCLTSDRGPQGLAGQVGDGGTRASDLASPVSDSALARLPVRPQASDSGPQVIERPLQTAAMSPQTSDLTLQESGSAVAAQESLEKAGHGALLQTPTSSVPSQDPETEIQAELSGGDTGESGPEAQVRRQEGPASKPAASELSLCAQTEEQETPGQGLDLLKGQTEGREHAQKLEGLVGDPAQQNPQQKSEGASEAQTWEGPIPGEILAGGVPEQEALREEVAQLKREAEALGAELGAQARRLEARGTEAARLSEELAQARKAEAEAQREVEARAGEQARLREAVEAAGRELEAAAREREALAEALATSGRERRQWEREGPRLRARAEAAEERLQVLESEGRQRLQEAERERQALKEELEKAWLRGQELGARLEHLQSELEQAGLERQAFLREQEIQQQRYQGLEQRLEAELRAAATSKEEALRELKMRALQLEQELVQGLSFQLRQGSVGRGPEGHDELRIPGAQSGRLIEMERSNATLVAEKVALQGQLQHLEGQLGNLQGRAQELLLQSQRAQEHSSRLQAEKSILERQGQELHRKLGVLEEEVRAARQSHEETRGQQQALLRDHEALAQLQRRQEAELEGLLARHRDLKANMRALELAHRELQGRHEQLQAQRANVEAQEVALLAERERLMQDGHRQRGLEEELRRLQSEHDRAQMLLAEVSRERGELQGERGELRSRLARLELERAQLEVQSQRLRESNQQLDLSACRLTTQCELLTELRSAQEEENRQLLAEVQALSRENRELLERSLESRDHLHREQREYLDQLNALRREKQKLVEKIMDQYRVLEPGPLPRIKKGSWLADKVKRLMRPRREGGLHGGPRLGADGAGSTESLGGPPETELPKGREADGTGSLSPAPMRRAQSSLCLRDETLAGGQRRKLSSRFPVGRSSESFSPGDTPRQRFRQRQRRPGPLGAPSTHGKGPGVGWDGSIETLSEHEADVNREGLKVPEPEKRPLTPSLSQ; this is encoded by the exons ATGGATGGGGGCAAGGGGCCCAGACTCAGAGACTTCCTGAGTGGGAGCCTGGCCACCTGG GCGCTGGGACTGGCCGGCCTAGTGGGAGAGGCGGAGGAgccggaggaggaagaggaggaggaaggagaggggcccCTTGGCCCGGAGAAGAGGTTCCTGCATCTCATCGATGGGGCCCTGCTGCTCCGCGTGCTGGGCATCGT AGTTCCCAGTTCCCGAGGAGGACCTCAGACGGTCAGGGGCCCTGATGGTCCCGCAGCCTGGCGAGTGCGGAACCTGAACCACCTGTGGGGCCGCCTGAGGGACTTCTACcag gaggAGCTGCAGCTGCTGGTCCTGTCGCCACCCCCAGACCTCCAGACGTTGGCTTTTGACCCCTTCTCAG AGGAGGCAGTGGAGGAGTTGGAAGGCATCCTTCGGCTGTTGCTGGGGGCGTCAGTGcag TGCGAGCACCGGGAACTCTTCATCCGACACATCCAGGGCCTCAGCCTCGAGGTCCAGAGTGACTTGGCTGCTGCTATCCAGGAG GTGACCCAGCCTGGGGCAGGCGTGGTGCTGGCACTGGCTGGGCGAGAGCCTGGGGAGCTGGAGCCTCCGGAGCTGGAGATGCTGTTCCGGAGCCTGATGGGGACCTTGTTAAGGCTGGCGCGGGAGCGCGACGTGGGGGCCCAG CGCCTGGCCGAACTGTTGCTGGAGAGACAGCCGGCCCCCTTGCTGCCGGAGGCTCCTGCTAGGACTCCTCCAGAGGGTCCCTCACACCACCTGGCCCTGCAGCTGGCCAACACCAAGGCCCAGCTGCGGCGCCTGCGGCAGGAGCT ggAGGAGAAGGCCGAGCTGCTGCTAGACTCCCAGGCGGAGGTGCAGGGCTTGGAGGCCGAAATCCGAAGGCTCCGCCAGGAG GCCCAGGCGCTGTCGGGACAGGCCAAGCGGGCCGAGCTGTACCGCGAGGAGGTAGAGGCGCTGCGGGAGCGCGCCGGCCGCCTGCCCCGCCTGCAGGAGGAGCTGCGACGCTGCCGCGAGCGGCTGCAGGCGGCCGAGGCCTGCAAAAGCCAGCTGGAG GAGGAACGGGTGCTCTCGGGGGCTCTGGAAGCCTCGAAGGCGCTACTGGAGGAGCAGCTGGAGGCCGCTCAAGAGCGTTGCGCTCGGCTGCATGAGACCCAGCGTGAGAACCTGTTGCTGCGGACTCGTTTGGGCGAGGCCCGCGCG GAGCTGGACTCTGTGCGGCATCAGGTGGACCAGCTGGCCGAAGAGAAtgtggagctggagctggagcttcagcggagcctggagccacccCTGGGCTCTCCTGGGGAGG CACCCCCGCCCGGAGCAGCCCCTTCACTTCATGATgaagtgagagaggcagaggcccGGCGGCTGCGGACCCTGGAGAGGGAGAACCAGGAGCTTCGGGGCTTGCTACAGGTGCTACAGGGGCAGCCTGGAGGCCAG CACCCCCTGCTGGAGGAGCAGAGCGAGGACTCCTTGGTTCCAGAGCTGGATGTGGCTCCCCAGACTTGCCTGACCTCAGACCGTGGCCCCCAGGGTTTGGCTGGCCAGGTGGGGGATGGAGGCACCCGGGCCTCGGACCTGGCTTCCCCCGTGTCAGACTCGGCCCTTGCGAGATTACCTGTGCGTCCCCAGGCATCTGACTCAGGCCCACAGGTGATAGAGAGGCCCCTCCAGACGGCTGCCATGAGCCCTCAGACCTCAGACTTGACCCTCCAGGAATCAGGTTCTGCTGTAGCAGCACAGGAGTCCCTGGAGAAGGCTGGCCATGGAGCCCTTCTCCAGACTCCCACCTCCTCGGTCCCATCTCAAGATCCAGAGACTGAAATTCAGGCTGAGCTGTCGGGAGGAGACACTGGAGAGTCAGGGCCCGAAGCCCAGGTGCGGAGACAGGAGGGCCCTGCGAGCAAGCCTGCAGCCTCGGAGCTTAGCCTCTGTGCCCAAACGGAGGAGCAGGAGACCCCAGGCCAAGGGCTGGACCTACtcaaggggcagacagagggcaGGGAACATGCACAGAAGCTGGAGGGGTTGGTTGGGGACCCAGCCCAGCAAAATCCACAGCAGAAGTCGGAAGGGGCTTCGGAGGCCCAGACCTGGGAGGGGCCGATCCCGGGGGAGATCCTGGCTGGTGGTGTCCCGGAGCAGGAGGCCCTGAGGGAGGAGGTGGCCCAGCTGAAGAGAGAGGCCGAGGCACTGGGAGCGGAGCTAGGGGCCCAGGCCCGGCGGCTGGAGGCCCGAGGCACGGAGGCCGCCCGGCTCTCCGAGGAGCTGGCTCAGGCGCGGAAGGCAGAGGCCGAGGCCCAGCGGGAAGTGGAGGCCCGGGCCGGGGAGCAGGCTCGGCTGCGGGAGGCAGTGGAGGCAGCCGGCCGGGAGCTGGAGGCCGCGGCGCGTGAACGGGAGGCGCTGGCAGAGGCCCTGGCGACATCGGGCCGAGAGCGGAGGCAGTGGGAGCGCGAGGGGCCCAGACTGAGGGCCCGGGCCGAGGCCGCCGAGGAGCGGCTGCAAGTGCTGGAGAGCGAGGGCCGTCAGCGCCTGCAGGAGGCcgagagggagaggcaggcccTCAAGGAG GAGCTAGAGAAGGCCTGGTTGaggggccaggagctgggggccCGGCTGGAACACCTGCAGAGTGAGCTCGAACAGGCGGGTCTGGAGCGACAGGCGTTTCTGCGGGAACAGGAGATCCAGCAACAGAG GTACCAGGGCCTGGAGCAGCGGCTGGAGGCTGAGCTGCGGGCGGCGGCCACGAGCAAGGAGGAGGCGCTGAGGGAACTCAAGATGAGGGCCCTGCAGCTGGAACAGGAGCTGGTCCAG GGCCTGTCCTTCCAGCTGCGCCAGGGCTCCGTGGGACGGGGGCCGGAGGGGCACGATGAGCTGAGGATCCCGGGGGCCCAGAGTGGGCGGCTCATCGAGATGGAACGCAGC AATGCAACGCTGGTGGCCGAGAAGGTGGCTTTGCAGGGGCAGCTCCAGCACCTGGAGGGGCAGCTGGGCAACCTGCAGGGCCGGGCCCAGGAGCTCCTCCTGCAGAGTCAGCGGGCCCAGGAGCACAGCAGCCGCCTGCAG GCTGAAAAGTCTATACTGGAGAGGCAGGGCCAGGAGCTGCATAGGAAGCTGGGGGTGCTGGAGGAGGAGGTGCGGGCGGCGCGGCAGTCCCACGAGGAGACCCGGGGGCAGCAGCAGGCTTTGCTTCGGGACCACGAGGCCCTGGCTCAGCTGCAGCGGCGACAGGAGGCCGAGCTAGAGGGACTGCTGGCCCGGCACCGCGACCTCAAGGCTAACATGCGGGCGCTGGAGCTGGCCCACCGGGAGCTGCAGGGCCG GCACGAGCAGCTGCAGGCCCAGAGGGCCAACGTGGAGGCGCAGGAGGTGGCCCTGCTGGCAGAGCGGGAACGCCTGATGCAGGACGGGCATCGGCAGCGGGGCCTGGAGGAGGAGCTGCGGAGGCTGCAGAGTGAGCACGACAG GGCTCAGATGCTGCTGGCGGAGGTGTCCCGGGAGCGAGGCGAGCTGCAGGGTGAACGCGGGGAGCTGCGGAGCCGGCTGGCGCGGCTGGAACTGGAGCGAGCACAGCTAGAGGTGCAGAGTCAGCGACTGCGGGAGTCCAACCAGCAGCTGGACCTGAGCGCCTGCCGGCTGACCACGCAGTGCGAG CTGTTGACCGAGCTTCGGAGCGCCCAGGAGGAGGAGAACCGGCAGCTGCTGGCCGAGGTGCAGGCGCTGAGCCGGGAGAACCGGGAGCTCCTGGAGCGCAGCCTGGAGAGCCGGGACCACCTACACCGAGAGCAGCGGGAGTACCT GGACCAGCTCAACGCCTTGCGCCGTGAGAAACAGAAGCTGGTGGAGAAGATCATGGACCAGTACCGGGTGCTGGAGCCTGGGCCCCTGCCCCGGATCAA GAAGGGCAGCTGGTTGGCAGACAAGGTGAAGAGGCTGATGCGGCCCCGGCGGGAGGGGGGCCTCCATGGGGGGCCACGCCTGGGGGCCGATGGGGCCGGCAGCACCGAGAGCCTGGGGGGCCCCCCAGAGACGgagctccccaagggcagggaggCAGATGGGACAG GGTCCCTTTCACCGGCGCCCATGCGCAGAGCCCAGAGCTCCCTCTGCCTGCGGGACGAGACCCTGGCAGGGGGGCAGCGGCGGAAACTCAGCTCACGGTTCCCCGTGGGGCGAAGCTCTGAATCATTCAGCCCCGGGGACACTCCCAGGCAGCGTTTCCGACAGCGACAGCGCAGGCCAGGCCCCCTGGGGGCACCCAGCACCCATGGCAAAG GACCTGGCGTGGGATGGGATGGCTCCATTGAGACCCTGTCAGAACACGAAGCAGATGTCAAccgagagg GCCTCAAGGTGCCGGAGCCGGAGAAACGCCCTCTCACACCCTCCCTCAGCCAGTGA
- the CCDC88B gene encoding coiled-coil domain-containing protein 88B isoform X2 yields the protein MDGGKGPRLRDFLSGSLATWALGLAGLVGEAEEPEEEEEEEGEGPLGPEKRFLHLIDGALLLRVLGIVVPSSRGGPQTVRGPDGPAAWRVRNLNHLWGRLRDFYQEELQLLVLSPPPDLQTLAFDPFSEEAVEELEGILRLLLGASVQCEHRELFIRHIQGLSLEVQSDLAAAIQEVTQPGAGVVLALAGREPGELEPPELEMLFRSLMGTLLRLARERDVGAQRLAELLLERQPAPLLPEAPARTPPEGPSHHLALQLANTKAQLRRLRQELEEKAELLLDSQAEVQGLEAEIRRLRQEAQALSGQAKRAELYREEVEALRERAGRLPRLQEELRRCRERLQAAEACKSQLEEERVLSGALEASKALLEEQLEAAQERCARLHETQRENLLLRTRLGEARAELDSVRHQVDQLAEENVELELELQRSLEPPLGSPGEAPPPGAAPSLHDEVREAEARRLRTLERENQELRGLLQVLQGQPGGQHPLLEEQSEDSLVPELDVAPQTCLTSDRGPQGLAGQVGDGGTRASDLASPVSDSALARLPVRPQASDSGPQVIERPLQTAAMSPQTSDLTLQESGSAVAAQESLEKAGHGALLQTPTSSVPSQDPETEIQAELSGGDTGESGPEAQVRRQEGPASKPAASELSLCAQTEEQETPGQGLDLLKGQTEGREHAQKLEGLVGDPAQQNPQQKSEGASEAQTWEGPIPGEILAGGVPEQEALREEVAQLKREAEALGAELGAQARRLEARGTEAARLSEELAQARKAEAEAQREVEARAGEQARLREAVEAAGRELEAAAREREALAEALATSGRERRQWEREGPRLRARAEAAEERLQVLESEGRQRLQEAERERQALKEELEKAWLRGQELGARLEHLQSELEQAGLERQAFLREQEIQQQRYQGLEQRLEAELRAAATSKEEALRELKMRALQLEQELVQLRQGSVGRGPEGHDELRIPGAQSGRLIEMERSNATLVAEKVALQGQLQHLEGQLGNLQGRAQELLLQSQRAQEHSSRLQAEKSILERQGQELHRKLGVLEEEVRAARQSHEETRGQQQALLRDHEALAQLQRRQEAELEGLLARHRDLKANMRALELAHRELQGRHEQLQAQRANVEAQEVALLAERERLMQDGHRQRGLEEELRRLQSEHDRAQMLLAEVSRERGELQGERGELRSRLARLELERAQLEVQSQRLRESNQQLDLSACRLTTQCELLTELRSAQEEENRQLLAEVQALSRENRELLERSLESRDHLHREQREYLDQLNALRREKQKLVEKIMDQYRVLEPGPLPRIKKGSWLADKVKRLMRPRREGGLHGGPRLGADGAGSTESLGGPPETELPKGREADGTAVPRTSEQQGTLVRDHLSQSADEEAEAQGGDVPCPRSHSESVSEPAQGPASRPHPHSPRPNHPPRHTPSPHSHLCSLLSLRLGSFTSPAPPLCPAPSLPAGHPPCLSQGPFHRRPCAEPRAPSACGTRPWQGGSGGNSAHGSPWGEALNHSAPGTLPGSVSDSDSAGQAPWGHPAPMAKDLAWDGMAPLRPCQNTKQMSTERASRCRSRRNALSHPPSASDTTGTGGLRVQPSYRWSPRGGPRQPQNSGIRVTWSQSLGAPGSSEARTGAPRWGWDKPVDRGDGWSPRAAPSRGPGSATRPSLRRPSPGDLPDEGDRQEWPREPPARSRRGAKDHSPRTVAWADL from the exons ATGGATGGGGGCAAGGGGCCCAGACTCAGAGACTTCCTGAGTGGGAGCCTGGCCACCTGG GCGCTGGGACTGGCCGGCCTAGTGGGAGAGGCGGAGGAgccggaggaggaagaggaggaggaaggagaggggcccCTTGGCCCGGAGAAGAGGTTCCTGCATCTCATCGATGGGGCCCTGCTGCTCCGCGTGCTGGGCATCGT AGTTCCCAGTTCCCGAGGAGGACCTCAGACGGTCAGGGGCCCTGATGGTCCCGCAGCCTGGCGAGTGCGGAACCTGAACCACCTGTGGGGCCGCCTGAGGGACTTCTACcag gaggAGCTGCAGCTGCTGGTCCTGTCGCCACCCCCAGACCTCCAGACGTTGGCTTTTGACCCCTTCTCAG AGGAGGCAGTGGAGGAGTTGGAAGGCATCCTTCGGCTGTTGCTGGGGGCGTCAGTGcag TGCGAGCACCGGGAACTCTTCATCCGACACATCCAGGGCCTCAGCCTCGAGGTCCAGAGTGACTTGGCTGCTGCTATCCAGGAG GTGACCCAGCCTGGGGCAGGCGTGGTGCTGGCACTGGCTGGGCGAGAGCCTGGGGAGCTGGAGCCTCCGGAGCTGGAGATGCTGTTCCGGAGCCTGATGGGGACCTTGTTAAGGCTGGCGCGGGAGCGCGACGTGGGGGCCCAG CGCCTGGCCGAACTGTTGCTGGAGAGACAGCCGGCCCCCTTGCTGCCGGAGGCTCCTGCTAGGACTCCTCCAGAGGGTCCCTCACACCACCTGGCCCTGCAGCTGGCCAACACCAAGGCCCAGCTGCGGCGCCTGCGGCAGGAGCT ggAGGAGAAGGCCGAGCTGCTGCTAGACTCCCAGGCGGAGGTGCAGGGCTTGGAGGCCGAAATCCGAAGGCTCCGCCAGGAG GCCCAGGCGCTGTCGGGACAGGCCAAGCGGGCCGAGCTGTACCGCGAGGAGGTAGAGGCGCTGCGGGAGCGCGCCGGCCGCCTGCCCCGCCTGCAGGAGGAGCTGCGACGCTGCCGCGAGCGGCTGCAGGCGGCCGAGGCCTGCAAAAGCCAGCTGGAG GAGGAACGGGTGCTCTCGGGGGCTCTGGAAGCCTCGAAGGCGCTACTGGAGGAGCAGCTGGAGGCCGCTCAAGAGCGTTGCGCTCGGCTGCATGAGACCCAGCGTGAGAACCTGTTGCTGCGGACTCGTTTGGGCGAGGCCCGCGCG GAGCTGGACTCTGTGCGGCATCAGGTGGACCAGCTGGCCGAAGAGAAtgtggagctggagctggagcttcagcggagcctggagccacccCTGGGCTCTCCTGGGGAGG CACCCCCGCCCGGAGCAGCCCCTTCACTTCATGATgaagtgagagaggcagaggcccGGCGGCTGCGGACCCTGGAGAGGGAGAACCAGGAGCTTCGGGGCTTGCTACAGGTGCTACAGGGGCAGCCTGGAGGCCAG CACCCCCTGCTGGAGGAGCAGAGCGAGGACTCCTTGGTTCCAGAGCTGGATGTGGCTCCCCAGACTTGCCTGACCTCAGACCGTGGCCCCCAGGGTTTGGCTGGCCAGGTGGGGGATGGAGGCACCCGGGCCTCGGACCTGGCTTCCCCCGTGTCAGACTCGGCCCTTGCGAGATTACCTGTGCGTCCCCAGGCATCTGACTCAGGCCCACAGGTGATAGAGAGGCCCCTCCAGACGGCTGCCATGAGCCCTCAGACCTCAGACTTGACCCTCCAGGAATCAGGTTCTGCTGTAGCAGCACAGGAGTCCCTGGAGAAGGCTGGCCATGGAGCCCTTCTCCAGACTCCCACCTCCTCGGTCCCATCTCAAGATCCAGAGACTGAAATTCAGGCTGAGCTGTCGGGAGGAGACACTGGAGAGTCAGGGCCCGAAGCCCAGGTGCGGAGACAGGAGGGCCCTGCGAGCAAGCCTGCAGCCTCGGAGCTTAGCCTCTGTGCCCAAACGGAGGAGCAGGAGACCCCAGGCCAAGGGCTGGACCTACtcaaggggcagacagagggcaGGGAACATGCACAGAAGCTGGAGGGGTTGGTTGGGGACCCAGCCCAGCAAAATCCACAGCAGAAGTCGGAAGGGGCTTCGGAGGCCCAGACCTGGGAGGGGCCGATCCCGGGGGAGATCCTGGCTGGTGGTGTCCCGGAGCAGGAGGCCCTGAGGGAGGAGGTGGCCCAGCTGAAGAGAGAGGCCGAGGCACTGGGAGCGGAGCTAGGGGCCCAGGCCCGGCGGCTGGAGGCCCGAGGCACGGAGGCCGCCCGGCTCTCCGAGGAGCTGGCTCAGGCGCGGAAGGCAGAGGCCGAGGCCCAGCGGGAAGTGGAGGCCCGGGCCGGGGAGCAGGCTCGGCTGCGGGAGGCAGTGGAGGCAGCCGGCCGGGAGCTGGAGGCCGCGGCGCGTGAACGGGAGGCGCTGGCAGAGGCCCTGGCGACATCGGGCCGAGAGCGGAGGCAGTGGGAGCGCGAGGGGCCCAGACTGAGGGCCCGGGCCGAGGCCGCCGAGGAGCGGCTGCAAGTGCTGGAGAGCGAGGGCCGTCAGCGCCTGCAGGAGGCcgagagggagaggcaggcccTCAAGGAG GAGCTAGAGAAGGCCTGGTTGaggggccaggagctgggggccCGGCTGGAACACCTGCAGAGTGAGCTCGAACAGGCGGGTCTGGAGCGACAGGCGTTTCTGCGGGAACAGGAGATCCAGCAACAGAG GTACCAGGGCCTGGAGCAGCGGCTGGAGGCTGAGCTGCGGGCGGCGGCCACGAGCAAGGAGGAGGCGCTGAGGGAACTCAAGATGAGGGCCCTGCAGCTGGAACAGGAGCTGGTCCAG CTGCGCCAGGGCTCCGTGGGACGGGGGCCGGAGGGGCACGATGAGCTGAGGATCCCGGGGGCCCAGAGTGGGCGGCTCATCGAGATGGAACGCAGC AATGCAACGCTGGTGGCCGAGAAGGTGGCTTTGCAGGGGCAGCTCCAGCACCTGGAGGGGCAGCTGGGCAACCTGCAGGGCCGGGCCCAGGAGCTCCTCCTGCAGAGTCAGCGGGCCCAGGAGCACAGCAGCCGCCTGCAG GCTGAAAAGTCTATACTGGAGAGGCAGGGCCAGGAGCTGCATAGGAAGCTGGGGGTGCTGGAGGAGGAGGTGCGGGCGGCGCGGCAGTCCCACGAGGAGACCCGGGGGCAGCAGCAGGCTTTGCTTCGGGACCACGAGGCCCTGGCTCAGCTGCAGCGGCGACAGGAGGCCGAGCTAGAGGGACTGCTGGCCCGGCACCGCGACCTCAAGGCTAACATGCGGGCGCTGGAGCTGGCCCACCGGGAGCTGCAGGGCCG GCACGAGCAGCTGCAGGCCCAGAGGGCCAACGTGGAGGCGCAGGAGGTGGCCCTGCTGGCAGAGCGGGAACGCCTGATGCAGGACGGGCATCGGCAGCGGGGCCTGGAGGAGGAGCTGCGGAGGCTGCAGAGTGAGCACGACAG GGCTCAGATGCTGCTGGCGGAGGTGTCCCGGGAGCGAGGCGAGCTGCAGGGTGAACGCGGGGAGCTGCGGAGCCGGCTGGCGCGGCTGGAACTGGAGCGAGCACAGCTAGAGGTGCAGAGTCAGCGACTGCGGGAGTCCAACCAGCAGCTGGACCTGAGCGCCTGCCGGCTGACCACGCAGTGCGAG CTGTTGACCGAGCTTCGGAGCGCCCAGGAGGAGGAGAACCGGCAGCTGCTGGCCGAGGTGCAGGCGCTGAGCCGGGAGAACCGGGAGCTCCTGGAGCGCAGCCTGGAGAGCCGGGACCACCTACACCGAGAGCAGCGGGAGTACCT GGACCAGCTCAACGCCTTGCGCCGTGAGAAACAGAAGCTGGTGGAGAAGATCATGGACCAGTACCGGGTGCTGGAGCCTGGGCCCCTGCCCCGGATCAA GAAGGGCAGCTGGTTGGCAGACAAGGTGAAGAGGCTGATGCGGCCCCGGCGGGAGGGGGGCCTCCATGGGGGGCCACGCCTGGGGGCCGATGGGGCCGGCAGCACCGAGAGCCTGGGGGGCCCCCCAGAGACGgagctccccaagggcagggaggCAGATGGGACAG CGGTGCCTAGGACCTCGGAGCAGCAGGGGACTTTAGTGAGAGATCATTTATCCCAGTCAGCagacgaggaagctgaggcccagggaggggacgtgccttgcccaaggtcacacagtgagtcagTGTCAGAGCCAGCACAGGGTCCGGCCTCCCGTCCCCACCCTCATTCACCCAGACCTAACCACCCCCCCcgccacaccccctccccccactcccacctctgcAGCCTCCTCTCCCTGCGCCTCGGCAGCTTCACCTCGCCAGCCCCTCCGCTctgcccagccccttccctcccggCTGGACACCCTCCCTGCCTCTCGCAGGGTCCCTTTCACCGGCGCCCATGCGCAGAGCCCAGAGCTCCCTCTGCCTGCGGGACGAGACCCTGGCAGGGGGGCAGCGGCGGAAACTCAGCTCACGGTTCCCCGTGGGGCGAAGCTCTGAATCATTCAGCCCCGGGGACACTCCCAGGCAGCGTTTCCGACAGCGACAGCGCAGGCCAGGCCCCCTGGGGGCACCCAGCACCCATGGCAAAG GACCTGGCGTGGGATGGGATGGCTCCATTGAGACCCTGTCAGAACACGAAGCAGATGTCAAccgagagg GCCTCAAGGTGCCGGAGCCGGAGAAACGCCCTCTCACACCCTCCCTCAGCCAGTGACACCACAGGGACCGGGGGCCTGAGAGTGCAGCCTTCTTACCGCTGGAGTCCCCGTGGgggccccaggcagccccagAATTCAGGGATCCGGGTTACCTGGAGCCAGTCGTTAGGGGCCCCTGGCTCCTCCGAGGCCCGCACCGGGGCCCCGAGATGGGGCTGGGATAAGCCTGTGGACAGAGGGGACGGCTGGTCCCCACGAGCAGCTCCTTCCCggggccctggctctgccacgCGGCCCTCGCTGAGGAGGCCATCGCCGGGTGACCTCCCAGATGAAGGAGACAGGCAGGAGTGGCCGAGAGAGCCCCCTGCCAGGTCCAGGCGGGGAGCCAAGGACCATTCGCCAAGGACGGTGGCCTGGGCCGATCTCTGA